One region of Clostridium sp. Marseille-P299 genomic DNA includes:
- a CDS encoding response regulator transcription factor produces MEKILIIEDEVAIAELEKDYLELSGYDVTIENSGDAGLERALQEEFDLLILDLMLPNVDGFEICKQVRAVKNIPVIMVSAKKDDIDKIRGLGLGADDYMTKPFSPSELVARVKAHLARYERLIGSGAKENEIIEIRGIKIDKTARRVYVNGEEKTFTTKEFDLLSFLAENPNHVYTKEELFQEIWDMESIGDIATVTVHIKKIREKIEANTSKPQYIETIWGVGYRFKI; encoded by the coding sequence ATGGAAAAGATACTAATAATTGAGGACGAAGTTGCAATTGCAGAACTCGAAAAAGATTACCTTGAATTATCAGGATATGATGTGACGATTGAAAATTCGGGAGATGCAGGTCTTGAGAGAGCCTTACAAGAAGAGTTTGATTTACTAATTTTAGATTTAATGCTTCCAAATGTAGATGGATTTGAGATTTGTAAGCAGGTGAGAGCGGTTAAAAACATACCTGTAATCATGGTATCTGCTAAGAAGGATGATATTGATAAAATTAGAGGCCTTGGCCTTGGTGCAGATGATTATATGACAAAACCATTTAGTCCAAGTGAATTAGTAGCAAGAGTAAAGGCACATTTAGCAAGATATGAACGCCTTATTGGATCAGGTGCAAAAGAGAATGAAATTATTGAAATTAGAGGTATTAAAATCGATAAAACTGCAAGAAGAGTTTATGTAAATGGGGAAGAAAAAACATTTACCACAAAAGAGTTTGACTTACTTTCATTCTTAGCAGAAAATCCGAATCATGTATACACAAAGGAAGAGTTATTCCAGGAAATTTGGGATATGGAATCCATTGGAGATATCGCTACGGTTACTGTTCATATTAAGAAAATTAGAGAAAAGATAGAGGCAAATACATCAAAGCCTCAATATATCGAGACTATTTGGGGTGTTGGTTATCGCTTTAAAATATAA
- a CDS encoding DUF6240 domain-containing protein: MQMNGIYANQANNQMAVKQQKSNLGYEKGQVIEGVISKVSDEVSINFSGREFTFSKNTVQNAKEGEIRQFEIVDLSKGGIVLKEVGSKAGGNGNASNTSCTMVNVDSYGFIERKDDKEKTKEESEEDLSDTSNKMTNEDYEELSKEGFTLEKFNQERLSRALDRIKEQKSLKQKGIENQTEQMEKLRESVEASVRGMVSDTTAANMIANKLVELDLPVTKENVERMLSTMNLAKEAGKISDASSAYLIRNELEPTAQNIYKAVHSGSKENLDSKEEAWEELVDVVTNVITEAGLPVDENNLTTARWLIDRDLPITGENIKYKKFLDKMKEGDFVNFALQSEARMIRNGSNIGNTLVYEDNSEAASRIVGNVNKITEDGLLLAFYKKQTKAESLDLTEEGAAKLTLKELNEAQDEILQNPNASSELDVNKDSIQYITAKRQLEEIRLKMTTESCNKMLIKGFQVETENLSQVVDELKTIEDSYYKNLLKEVGAGEEHLSLLKETSESLKSLQEAPSAILGSTYTSRNLQTIQSLTEIGNTYTERFKNAGESYEALMTKPRSDLGDSIVKAFEHVDEMLEQLNLDLTNANRRAVRILGYNSIEINEENIQAMKVYDAKVNELFTNLNPPVTATLIKEGINPLQMPIDEINELAKSIQERDGGSREESFSEYLVRLEDNKELTKDERKSYIGIYRLLNQIDKSDGAAIGALVKAGQEVTLNNLLTAVRTKNRGTVDTSINDDFGSLVSLAKAGESITEQINAAYNSPNDSSMVESDETWYQKNILSQLLKEISPDKVDESVKIFGENLGDISLERLKEEFDLVKTDATNDPVIRNRMEQLQTVSNNTELEQQFLKEYEISSSINNLIAAKEMGENPASLYQNINELTKSLKNKSIDTNASENGEGKYPSLGDIRHFTDAIDDPEKLTSMFDHLKTETENLLGKALEEDNLNIADLQLMNSIRNALPLTLNLSKKEYFNIPMETSDGIMAMNLTVIHESEDKGRVRIKIPNETYGTVSAELSIDNKQVKCFITAESKGVVSELKNQEDELSNHLKGLGFNIEELYYVSSPVSNNKFIFKNGSIYKATNESESAINSTNNTSTNELYLAAKAVVEHIQNWSGSKKNP; encoded by the coding sequence ATGCAGATGAATGGAATTTATGCAAATCAGGCAAATAACCAAATGGCTGTTAAGCAGCAAAAAAGCAATCTTGGCTATGAAAAAGGACAGGTTATTGAAGGCGTAATCTCCAAAGTATCCGACGAGGTTTCCATCAACTTTAGTGGAAGAGAATTTACATTCTCTAAAAATACAGTACAAAACGCCAAGGAGGGCGAAATAAGACAATTTGAGATTGTTGATTTATCAAAAGGAGGTATTGTACTAAAGGAAGTTGGAAGTAAGGCGGGGGGCAATGGAAATGCTAGTAATACCTCGTGTACTATGGTAAATGTAGACTCCTATGGCTTTATAGAACGTAAAGATGATAAAGAGAAAACGAAAGAAGAGTCAGAAGAAGATTTAAGCGATACCTCAAATAAAATGACAAATGAAGATTATGAGGAACTTTCAAAGGAAGGGTTTACCTTAGAAAAATTCAATCAAGAACGTTTGTCACGTGCATTAGATCGTATAAAGGAGCAAAAGAGTCTAAAGCAAAAAGGTATCGAAAATCAAACAGAGCAAATGGAAAAATTAAGAGAGTCTGTTGAAGCAAGTGTACGTGGAATGGTTTCAGATACCACGGCCGCGAATATGATTGCAAATAAATTAGTTGAGCTTGACCTTCCAGTAACAAAAGAAAACGTTGAACGAATGCTTTCCACCATGAACCTAGCGAAAGAAGCTGGCAAAATATCAGATGCATCCAGTGCCTATTTAATTCGTAACGAGTTAGAGCCAACGGCACAAAATATTTATAAAGCAGTGCATAGTGGTTCCAAAGAAAATCTAGATTCTAAGGAGGAAGCATGGGAGGAACTCGTTGATGTAGTAACAAATGTTATTACAGAAGCGGGACTTCCTGTTGATGAGAATAATTTAACAACTGCTCGATGGTTAATTGATAGAGATTTGCCTATAACCGGGGAAAATATCAAATACAAAAAGTTTCTTGATAAAATGAAAGAAGGGGATTTTGTTAACTTTGCACTTCAATCAGAAGCACGTATGATTCGTAATGGAAGTAATATAGGAAATACACTAGTATATGAAGATAACAGTGAAGCTGCATCAAGAATTGTAGGTAATGTAAACAAAATAACTGAAGATGGACTTTTGCTTGCATTTTATAAGAAGCAAACGAAAGCAGAAAGTTTGGACCTGACAGAGGAGGGAGCAGCAAAACTTACCCTTAAGGAGTTAAATGAGGCTCAAGATGAGATTCTACAAAATCCTAACGCTTCTTCCGAGCTTGATGTAAATAAAGACTCAATACAGTACATAACAGCAAAGCGTCAATTAGAGGAAATCCGTTTGAAAATGACAACGGAATCTTGTAATAAAATGCTGATCAAAGGATTTCAGGTAGAGACAGAAAATCTATCCCAAGTAGTAGATGAATTAAAAACAATTGAGGATTCTTATTATAAAAACTTGTTAAAAGAAGTAGGGGCAGGGGAAGAACATCTTTCTTTACTTAAGGAAACATCGGAAAGCTTAAAGAGTTTACAGGAAGCACCCAGTGCTATACTTGGTAGTACTTATACAAGTAGAAATCTTCAGACGATACAAAGCCTAACTGAGATAGGTAATACATATACAGAACGCTTTAAGAATGCAGGAGAATCTTATGAGGCCTTAATGACGAAACCAAGGTCTGATCTGGGAGATTCTATTGTAAAGGCATTTGAACATGTAGATGAAATGTTAGAACAATTAAATCTTGATCTAACAAATGCAAATAGGCGTGCAGTTCGAATATTAGGATACAATAGCATTGAAATAAACGAAGAAAACATTCAAGCAATGAAGGTTTATGATGCAAAAGTAAATGAATTATTTACGAATTTAAATCCTCCAGTGACGGCTACTTTAATAAAGGAGGGTATCAATCCTTTGCAGATGCCCATCGATGAAATCAATGAATTAGCCAAATCAATTCAGGAAAGAGATGGAGGGTCAAGAGAAGAAAGCTTTAGTGAATACTTGGTACGACTTGAAGATAATAAAGAGTTAACGAAAGATGAGAGAAAATCCTACATTGGAATATATCGTCTCTTGAATCAAATTGATAAGTCCGATGGTGCAGCCATTGGTGCCCTTGTAAAAGCAGGGCAAGAAGTAACTTTAAATAATTTATTAACGGCAGTTCGAACAAAAAATCGTGGTACGGTGGATACGTCTATCAATGATGATTTTGGCTCACTTGTTTCCCTTGCAAAAGCAGGAGAATCAATTACAGAACAAATCAATGCGGCATACAATAGCCCAAATGATAGCAGTATGGTAGAAAGTGATGAAACCTGGTATCAAAAAAATATACTTTCTCAGTTACTGAAAGAGATTTCACCAGATAAAGTAGATGAGTCGGTTAAGATATTTGGTGAGAACTTAGGAGATATTAGTTTAGAACGTTTAAAAGAAGAGTTTGACTTAGTTAAAACAGATGCAACGAACGATCCAGTCATAAGAAATCGTATGGAGCAACTTCAGACCGTAAGTAATAATACAGAGTTAGAGCAGCAGTTCTTAAAAGAATATGAGATTTCTAGTAGTATTAATAATTTAATCGCTGCTAAGGAAATGGGTGAGAATCCAGCTAGTTTATATCAAAATATTAATGAACTTACAAAAAGCCTTAAAAATAAAAGCATAGATACAAATGCTAGTGAGAATGGGGAAGGTAAGTATCCTAGTCTAGGGGATATCAGACATTTTACAGATGCTATAGATGATCCGGAAAAGCTGACTTCAATGTTTGATCATTTAAAGACGGAAACAGAGAATTTGTTGGGAAAAGCTTTAGAAGAGGACAATTTAAACATTGCAGATTTACAGCTTATGAATAGCATTCGAAATGCACTGCCATTAACATTAAATCTAAGTAAGAAAGAGTACTTTAACATACCAATGGAAACCTCCGATGGAATTATGGCTATGAATCTAACAGTAATTCATGAGTCAGAAGATAAAGGAAGGGTTAGGATTAAAATCCCGAATGAGACTTATGGAACAGTGAGTGCTGAGTTATCTATTGATAATAAGCAGGTGAAATGTTTTATAACAGCAGAAAGTAAAGGTGTTGTTTCTGAGCTTAAAAATCAGGAAGATGAGCTAAGTAATCACCTAAAAGGCTTAGGTTTTAATATAGAGGAACTTTACTATGTTTCAAGTCCTGTAAGTAATAATAAATTTATTTTTAAAAATGGAAGCATATATAAAGCAACAAATGAAAGTGAATCAGCTATAAATTCAACAAATAACACATCAACAAATGAGTTGTATCTGGCGGCAAAAGCAGTCGTAGAGCACATTCAAAATTGGAGCGGTAGTAAGAAAAACCCATAA
- a CDS encoding TM1266 family iron-only hydrogenase system putative regulator, whose product MESRIALIGIIVEDIEASADVNRILHDYSTYIIGRMGIPYKEKKVNIISIAIDAENNVISSLSGKLGMIKGIRVKTMYSKGANN is encoded by the coding sequence TTGGAGAGCCGGATTGCTTTAATAGGTATAATCGTTGAGGATATTGAAGCCTCAGCAGATGTTAACCGCATATTACATGACTATAGTACATATATCATAGGAAGAATGGGTATTCCGTATAAAGAAAAGAAAGTTAATATTATTAGCATTGCTATTGACGCAGAAAATAATGTAATCAGTTCTCTTTCAGGGAAATTAGGAATGATTAAAGGAATTCGTGTTAAAACCATGTATTCCAAAGGAGCTAATAATTAA
- a CDS encoding DUF885 domain-containing protein yields MKRGKKWLSLLLIITMIFTIVGCSKTNDTLVTKDFNSYLNDYFIEEVTSDTISLHYTLANPESYGISESVQTLGNYSVKQMEEDLSKTENYLTLLKQYDPSTLTEEQQLIYKILNQSMSQTLKLGDYLYYQECLGPTTGLQAQLPILLAEYTFYDEEDVKDYLAMLACIKDFYSEIAAFEREKASLGFFMSDEVADLIIAQCKDFIASPKENFLIEIFDEKVANLSNLTNDEVVLYQEKNRDLILDTVIPAYQLIIDTLAELKGSCKNENGLCGFEKGKEYYETMVQLNTGSSKTVPEMKTALETALNKSRATMTTLALTNENIYNEYMNLSFPSSEPNEIITYLKDVIKEDFPYLEDVNCNIKYVHESLQEHLSPAMYLVPPIDFYTENNIYINNNSNYDMEMIFPTIAHEGYPGHLFQNVYFRQNNPNPVRSVINVSGYDEGWATYVELYSYDFANISKELASFLKANTIALHCLYSLTDIGIHYSGWTKEDTLSFWDNYGVNKETAEEIYTNILAEPGIYLPYSIGYLEIMELRDTAMEQLKDDFNMKDFHEFFLNIGPTQFEIINEYLNNWISDKKVTPTP; encoded by the coding sequence ATGAAAAGAGGTAAAAAGTGGTTATCACTTCTTTTAATTATTACAATGATTTTCACAATCGTTGGCTGTTCTAAAACAAATGACACTTTAGTTACAAAGGATTTTAATAGCTATTTGAATGATTACTTTATTGAAGAAGTAACTAGTGATACGATATCACTCCATTATACACTTGCTAATCCTGAAAGTTATGGAATTTCAGAGAGCGTTCAAACCTTAGGTAATTATTCAGTGAAACAAATGGAAGAAGATTTGTCTAAAACAGAAAATTATTTAACGTTATTAAAACAATATGATCCAAGCACATTAACAGAAGAACAACAGCTAATCTATAAAATACTGAATCAAAGTATGTCTCAAACCTTAAAACTAGGCGATTACTTATATTATCAAGAATGTCTTGGTCCAACCACTGGCTTGCAAGCTCAGCTACCGATTTTATTAGCAGAATACACCTTTTATGATGAAGAAGATGTGAAAGACTATCTTGCAATGCTTGCATGTATAAAAGATTTTTATTCTGAAATTGCAGCATTTGAACGTGAAAAAGCATCCTTAGGATTTTTTATGTCAGATGAAGTGGCTGATCTAATTATTGCTCAATGCAAAGATTTTATTGCATCCCCAAAAGAAAACTTCTTAATTGAAATATTTGATGAAAAAGTTGCTAATTTAAGCAATTTAACCAATGATGAAGTGGTTTTATATCAGGAAAAGAACCGCGATCTTATTCTTGATACAGTCATTCCAGCGTATCAATTAATTATTGATACTTTAGCAGAATTAAAAGGCTCTTGTAAGAACGAAAATGGTTTATGTGGATTTGAAAAAGGAAAAGAATACTATGAAACTATGGTGCAACTAAACACAGGTTCATCAAAGACGGTACCAGAAATGAAAACAGCCTTAGAGACAGCATTAAATAAGAGTAGAGCAACTATGACGACTCTAGCACTTACAAATGAGAATATTTACAACGAATATATGAATCTCTCCTTTCCATCTTCAGAACCGAATGAGATTATTACGTATTTAAAAGATGTCATTAAAGAAGACTTTCCTTATCTTGAAGATGTAAATTGTAATATAAAATATGTACACGAATCATTGCAAGAGCATCTAAGTCCTGCTATGTATCTCGTTCCACCAATTGATTTTTATACTGAAAACAACATTTATATCAACAATAATTCAAATTATGATATGGAAATGATTTTTCCAACAATCGCACATGAAGGTTATCCTGGTCACCTTTTTCAAAATGTATACTTTAGACAAAACAATCCTAACCCAGTTCGCAGTGTCATTAATGTATCCGGTTATGATGAAGGATGGGCAACCTACGTTGAACTTTATTCCTATGATTTTGCTAATATTTCAAAGGAACTTGCAAGCTTTTTAAAGGCAAATACCATTGCCCTTCATTGTTTATACTCACTAACAGATATTGGCATTCATTATTCTGGATGGACGAAAGAAGACACTCTTAGCTTTTGGGATAATTATGGAGTTAATAAAGAAACTGCTGAGGAAATTTATACGAATATCTTAGCTGAACCGGGTATTTATTTACCATACTCCATTGGATACCTCGAGATTATGGAGTTAAGAGATACTGCTATGGAACAATTAAAAGATGATTTTAATATGAAAGATTTTCATGAGTTTTTCTTAAATATTGGTCCTACACAATTTGAAATTATTAATGAATACCTAAACAACTGGATTAGCGATAAAAAGGTAACTCCTACACCATAA
- a CDS encoding ABC transporter substrate-binding protein: MKRLVSLLTIMVLCIGLVTGCAKEKKDENPEITVTPTTQENNEATETPTDEATATPTNEPVNTEKMDISIAALKGPTAMGMVKVMKDASNGETANNYNFTIAGAADEITAQLISGDIKIAAVPCNLASVLYNKTQGGIKVAGINTLGVLYVVESGDSIQSVSDLKGKTIYSTGKGTTPEYTLNYLLSSAGIDPTKDVTIEYKSEATEVAAILSEEENAIAMLPQPFVTTVMMQNEKVRIALDVTKEWENLSNDGSSVVTGVVVVNTKFLEENKEAVDAFLEEYANSVAYVNENVDEAANLVEEFDIVKAPVAKKAIPYCNITLIQGDAMKEKISGYLNVLYDQAPNSVGGALPADDFYYVK; the protein is encoded by the coding sequence ATGAAAAGATTAGTTTCATTGTTAACGATAATGGTACTTTGCATCGGTTTAGTTACCGGATGTGCGAAAGAAAAGAAGGATGAGAATCCAGAGATTACAGTTACACCTACTACACAGGAAAATAATGAAGCAACAGAGACACCAACTGACGAAGCAACAGCTACGCCAACAAATGAACCTGTGAATACAGAAAAGATGGATATTTCAATTGCAGCCTTAAAAGGACCAACTGCTATGGGAATGGTAAAGGTAATGAAGGATGCTAGCAATGGAGAAACTGCAAACAATTATAACTTTACAATTGCAGGGGCAGCAGATGAAATAACAGCTCAATTAATCTCAGGGGATATAAAGATTGCAGCAGTACCATGTAACTTAGCTTCTGTTTTATACAATAAGACTCAGGGTGGAATAAAGGTAGCAGGAATTAATACACTTGGTGTGCTTTATGTTGTTGAATCCGGAGATAGCATTCAAAGTGTTAGTGATTTAAAAGGAAAAACAATATATTCAACTGGAAAGGGTACAACACCAGAATATACATTAAACTATTTGTTAAGTTCTGCAGGAATTGACCCAACAAAAGATGTTACAATTGAGTATAAATCAGAAGCAACAGAAGTTGCTGCAATATTAAGTGAAGAAGAAAATGCAATTGCAATGCTTCCACAACCATTTGTTACAACAGTAATGATGCAAAATGAAAAGGTACGTATTGCACTTGATGTTACAAAAGAGTGGGAGAACTTAAGCAATGATGGAAGTTCCGTAGTAACAGGAGTTGTAGTGGTAAATACTAAGTTCTTAGAAGAAAACAAAGAAGCAGTCGACGCCTTTTTAGAGGAATATGCAAACTCTGTAGCATATGTAAATGAGAATGTAGATGAAGCTGCGAACTTAGTTGAGGAATTTGATATTGTGAAAGCTCCTGTAGCTAAAAAAGCAATTCCTTATTGTAATATTACCTTAATCCAAGGTGATGCTATGAAAGAGAAGATTTCTGGATATCTTAATGTATTATATGACCAGGCTCCAAACTCAGTAGGTGGTGCATTACCAGCCGATGATTTTTATTACGTAAAATAA